In the genome of Photobacterium sp. TLY01, one region contains:
- the ligA gene encoding NAD-dependent DNA ligase LigA — MTDIQARLTSLREQLAYHGYRYYVLDNPEVPDAEYDRLMQELLTLEAAHPELITADSPSQRVGGEPLAAFTQVQHELPMLSLDNAFSDEELQSFDRRVRERLAATATVSYCCEPKLDGLAVSLMYENGVLVQAATRGDGTMGENITANVKTIRAIPLKLRGSDWPARLEVRGEVFMPKQGFEDLNARAAQKGEKVFANPRNAAAGSLRQLDPRITATRPLSFYAYSVGVVEGAELAGSQYERLCQLKEWGLPMCPETRLLQSLSDVIGFYQGIGEKRQTLSYEIDGVVIKVDGIGQQQQLGFVARAPRWAIAYKFPAQEELTLLNHVEFQVGRTGAITPVAKLQPVMVGGVTVSNATLHNADEIARLGVMIGDTVVIRRAGDVIPQVVSVVLSRRPEDAQAIVFPETCPVCQSALERVEGEAVTRCSGGLICQAQRKEALKHFVSRKALDVDGCGTKVIEQLVDKEMVETPADLFKLSAGILTGLERMGPKSAQKLVDAFQSAKQTTLPRFLYSLGIREVGEATAANLARHFLTLEAVMAATPEQLVEVPDVGTVVAAHTHNFFQEEHNRAVIFDLLNQGVHWPDIEKPADDAQLPLAGKVVVLTGTLSQLSRTGAKEALEALGAKVTGSVSKKTDLLVAGEAAGSKLTKAQELGIEIWDEAELLARLES, encoded by the coding sequence TTTGATGCAAGAATTGCTGACGTTGGAAGCTGCGCATCCTGAGTTGATCACGGCAGACTCGCCAAGCCAGCGTGTGGGCGGTGAACCCTTGGCAGCTTTTACCCAAGTCCAACATGAATTGCCCATGCTGTCGTTGGATAATGCGTTTTCCGATGAAGAATTACAGAGCTTCGATCGCCGGGTCCGGGAACGTCTGGCGGCGACGGCGACAGTGTCTTATTGCTGTGAACCTAAGCTTGATGGCCTGGCTGTCAGTCTGATGTATGAAAACGGCGTACTGGTTCAGGCCGCCACGCGTGGCGATGGCACCATGGGCGAGAATATTACGGCCAATGTCAAAACAATTCGCGCGATTCCTTTAAAATTACGCGGCAGCGACTGGCCTGCGCGCCTCGAGGTGCGTGGTGAAGTCTTCATGCCCAAACAGGGTTTTGAAGATCTCAATGCCAGGGCGGCCCAAAAAGGTGAGAAAGTGTTCGCCAATCCGCGCAATGCAGCCGCTGGCAGCCTGCGTCAGCTCGATCCGCGTATCACAGCCACCCGGCCTTTGAGCTTTTATGCTTACTCAGTCGGTGTTGTTGAGGGGGCGGAGCTGGCTGGCAGCCAGTATGAGCGCTTATGCCAGCTGAAAGAGTGGGGACTGCCCATGTGCCCGGAAACTCGGTTGCTGCAAAGCCTCAGTGACGTGATTGGCTTTTATCAGGGGATCGGAGAAAAACGTCAGACGCTGAGTTACGAGATAGACGGGGTTGTCATTAAGGTTGATGGGATTGGTCAGCAGCAGCAGCTGGGTTTTGTTGCCAGGGCGCCAAGATGGGCCATCGCATACAAGTTCCCGGCTCAGGAAGAGCTGACCCTGCTGAATCATGTTGAATTCCAGGTTGGCCGAACCGGGGCAATTACGCCTGTGGCGAAACTGCAGCCAGTGATGGTCGGTGGCGTCACAGTGAGTAACGCCACGCTGCACAATGCTGATGAAATTGCCCGTCTGGGTGTCATGATTGGCGATACTGTGGTGATTCGCCGTGCTGGCGATGTGATTCCGCAAGTTGTCTCCGTCGTCCTTTCCCGTCGTCCTGAGGATGCTCAGGCGATTGTGTTCCCGGAGACGTGTCCAGTCTGCCAGTCGGCCCTTGAGCGCGTTGAAGGGGAGGCGGTGACACGCTGCTCTGGCGGTCTGATTTGCCAGGCGCAACGTAAAGAAGCTTTAAAGCATTTTGTGTCACGCAAGGCGCTGGATGTGGATGGTTGTGGGACTAAGGTCATTGAGCAACTGGTCGACAAAGAAATGGTCGAAACACCGGCCGATTTATTTAAGCTGTCTGCCGGAATACTGACCGGCCTTGAGCGCATGGGGCCGAAGTCAGCCCAGAAACTGGTCGATGCATTCCAGAGCGCCAAGCAGACCACTTTGCCCAGGTTCCTGTACTCTTTAGGGATACGGGAAGTGGGTGAGGCGACCGCTGCGAATCTGGCCAGACATTTCTTAACGCTGGAAGCCGTCATGGCTGCCACGCCGGAACAACTGGTTGAAGTTCCCGATGTCGGGACAGTTGTTGCCGCCCACACACATAATTTTTTCCAGGAAGAACATAACCGGGCCGTGATCTTTGACTTGTTAAACCAAGGGGTCCACTGGCCGGATATAGAAAAGCCGGCTGATGATGCGCAATTGCCTCTTGCCGGTAAGGTGGTCGTACTGACAGGCACGCTTTCTCAGCTGAGCCGTACCGGTGCCAAGGAAGCATTAGAAGCGTTGGGCGCCAAGGTCACTGGCAGCGTTTCCAAGAAAACGGATTTGCTGGTGGCAGGGGAAGCTGCGGGTTCCAAGCTGACCAAGGCACAAGAGTTGGGCATTGAAATCTGGGATGAAGCGGAACTGCTTGCCAGACTCGAATCCTGA
- the tnpA gene encoding IS200/IS605 family transposase, producing the protein MGDYRSSSHVYWRCKYHIVWTPKYRFKILKGNVGKEIYRSIYILCNMKDCEVLELNVQPDHVHLVAILPPKVSISTLMGVLKGRSAIRLFNKFPHIRKKLWGNHFWARGYFVDTVGVNEEIIRRYVRHQDKKDQEYEAQLELKMN; encoded by the coding sequence ATGGGCGACTACAGAAGTTCATCACATGTATATTGGCGATGTAAATACCACATAGTGTGGACGCCGAAGTACAGATTTAAGATCTTGAAAGGCAATGTTGGCAAGGAGATTTACCGCTCAATCTACATTTTGTGCAATATGAAAGATTGTGAAGTCTTGGAGCTAAATGTTCAGCCAGATCATGTTCATCTGGTTGCGATACTGCCACCGAAAGTTTCGATATCGACATTAATGGGGGTATTGAAAGGGCGTTCAGCAATCCGACTGTTCAATAAATTCCCACATATTAGAAAGAAATTATGGGGAAATCATTTTTGGGCGAGAGGGTACTTCGTTGACACTGTCGGTGTAAATGAAGAAATCATCAGACGGTACGTAAGGCACCAAGACAAGAAAGATCAAGAATATGAGGCACAGTTAGAGTTGAAGATGAACTAA
- a CDS encoding porin, giving the protein MENVFKRSVLGIAVAAAATMAASAQAAPATDSVDLYGQVAVSVWQFGEDKIGGGDAPLNVENESRFGLRGSKDLARGPNLIWQLEGGNVGDAGGNSGLGVRDTFVGVSFDDGGKVRLGRMLTPLYEMIDWPYSGQRAGAIFDWGGDVLGGARYDRQSNMVRYDSGNYSGFTFNLAAGRGTESDKDSNFYGIGAHYSTGMITLHAGYELGQDRNVSALSDFYNTFLAQQPGNPATFTDIEGSLKSDTDAYLVGFELNLGDFGLYGAFKSEAADYTDGTISVDGTSVNVAGNDMDQDSYSIGAVYSGVANWQFKANYAANLAADVNGNEVTGSEDYIVSAQALYFLDDSALTYVRPYMISKNDSDAEFGWGWGVEYYF; this is encoded by the coding sequence ATGGAAAATGTGTTCAAGCGTTCGGTATTAGGAATTGCGGTTGCAGCAGCTGCAACTATGGCTGCATCAGCACAAGCAGCACCAGCAACAGATTCTGTTGATCTTTACGGTCAGGTTGCTGTCTCTGTCTGGCAATTCGGCGAAGATAAAATCGGTGGTGGCGACGCACCTCTGAATGTAGAAAATGAATCCCGTTTCGGTCTGCGCGGCTCTAAAGATCTGGCTCGCGGTCCAAACCTGATCTGGCAGCTGGAAGGCGGTAACGTTGGCGATGCCGGCGGCAATTCCGGTCTGGGTGTGCGTGATACTTTCGTGGGTGTGAGCTTTGATGACGGCGGCAAAGTGCGTCTGGGTCGTATGCTGACGCCTCTGTATGAAATGATTGACTGGCCTTACTCTGGCCAGCGTGCCGGCGCTATCTTTGACTGGGGCGGTGATGTACTAGGTGGTGCTCGATACGATCGTCAATCAAACATGGTGCGTTATGACTCGGGTAACTACAGCGGCTTCACTTTCAACCTGGCTGCTGGTCGTGGTACCGAGTCTGATAAAGACTCTAATTTCTACGGTATCGGTGCACATTACTCAACGGGTATGATCACACTGCACGCAGGCTATGAGCTGGGTCAAGATCGTAACGTCAGTGCTCTGAGCGATTTCTACAATACTTTCCTTGCACAGCAACCTGGTAACCCAGCTACCTTTACAGATATTGAAGGATCGCTGAAATCTGACACAGATGCATATCTTGTTGGTTTCGAATTGAACCTGGGTGACTTTGGTCTGTATGGTGCATTCAAATCTGAAGCAGCCGATTACACCGACGGTACAATCTCTGTTGACGGTACTTCTGTCAATGTAGCTGGTAACGATATGGATCAGGACAGCTATTCGATTGGCGCGGTTTACAGTGGTGTAGCAAACTGGCAATTTAAGGCGAACTATGCCGCTAACCTGGCTGCAGACGTGAACGGAAATGAAGTTACCGGTAGTGAAGACTACATCGTATCTGCTCAGGCACTGTACTTCCTGGATGATTCTGCCCTGACGTATGTTCGTCCATACATGATCTCGAAAAACGACTCAGACGCTGAGTTCGGTTGGGGATGGGGAGTAGAATACTACTTCTAA
- a CDS encoding DUF2057 domain-containing protein, with protein MKLKKLLLSSALLALASPSMAQVNLELPKGVHLLVVNGQDAGYSSLGFNHQPVLELPDGQNQVVFRIGKIVMESGSLKTKYDSVPIVALFEARDTTLTLDVPRIDTLAQGQQYDKSPSFDLLDNGKPIDVKSDTLSVGFDISPNYVTLTKEYNQTQSVASLSNVPQSQPVTTNTAQMPSHPDADNMLKYWFEQASPESRKAFLSWAISNMDK; from the coding sequence ATGAAATTGAAAAAGTTACTCCTGTCGTCTGCGCTGTTGGCTTTAGCTTCCCCGTCAATGGCGCAGGTAAATTTAGAACTGCCGAAAGGTGTCCATCTTCTGGTGGTCAATGGCCAGGATGCTGGTTATTCCTCACTTGGCTTTAATCATCAACCGGTTCTGGAATTGCCTGACGGACAAAATCAGGTTGTTTTTCGCATTGGAAAAATTGTCATGGAATCGGGCAGTCTGAAGACAAAATACGACTCAGTCCCGATTGTTGCGCTTTTTGAAGCCAGGGATACAACACTGACACTGGATGTCCCACGCATTGATACTCTGGCACAAGGCCAGCAGTATGATAAATCACCCAGCTTCGACTTGCTCGACAATGGCAAGCCTATTGATGTGAAGTCGGATACCCTGTCTGTTGGTTTTGATATTTCACCGAACTATGTCACATTGACCAAAGAGTACAACCAAACCCAGAGTGTCGCTTCGTTAAGCAATGTGCCGCAATCGCAACCGGTAACAACCAATACAGCGCAAATGCCAAGCCACCCCGATGCCGATAACATGCTCAAATACTGGTTCGAGCAAGCCAGCCCGGAGAGCAGAAAAGCCTTCCTGAGCTGGGCAATCAGCAACATGGATAAATAA
- the gltX gene encoding glutamate--tRNA ligase, translating into MTVKTRFAPSPTGFLHVGGARTALYSWLYAKHTGGEFVLRIEDTDIERSTQEAIDAIMEGMEWLGLNWDEGPYYQTKRFDRYNQLVDQLLAEDKAYKCYCSKELLDEIREEQMAAGLKPRYDANHPRIIAANAAATEDSPFVIRFRNPKEGSVVFDDHIRGRIEISNSELDDLIIRRTDGSPTYNFCVVVDDWDMEITHVVRGEDHINNTPRQINIYKALGAPVPEFAHCAMILGDDGAKLSKRHGAVSVMQYRDDGYLPEALLNYLVRLGWSHGDQEIFSQQEMIEFFSLDDISKSASAFNTDKLRWLNNHYIKTSAPEYVAKHLQWHLDHQGIDTSNGPAVTEVIQLLAERCDTLVELAAQSRYFYQDFSEFDEAAAKKHLRPVAKEALALAKAKAAALESWNTEALHQLIQQTCEELDLGMGKVGMPLRVAVTGQGQSPSVDAVMNLVGKERVVSRIQMALDFIAQREANA; encoded by the coding sequence ATGACGGTTAAAACTCGTTTTGCTCCAAGTCCAACAGGCTTCCTCCATGTCGGTGGTGCCCGTACGGCACTGTATTCCTGGTTATACGCTAAACACACCGGTGGCGAATTTGTACTTCGTATTGAAGATACCGATATTGAACGTTCCACCCAGGAAGCGATTGATGCGATCATGGAAGGTATGGAGTGGCTGGGCCTGAACTGGGATGAAGGTCCGTACTATCAAACCAAGCGTTTTGACCGTTATAATCAGCTGGTTGACCAACTGTTGGCTGAAGATAAAGCGTATAAGTGTTATTGCTCAAAAGAGCTGCTGGACGAGATTCGTGAAGAGCAGATGGCTGCTGGCCTGAAGCCCCGTTACGATGCCAATCATCCTCGGATTATTGCCGCTAATGCAGCAGCAACTGAAGACTCCCCGTTTGTGATCCGTTTCCGTAATCCGAAAGAAGGCAGTGTTGTGTTTGATGATCACATTCGTGGTCGTATTGAAATCAGCAACAGTGAACTGGATGATCTGATTATCCGCCGTACAGACGGCAGCCCGACCTATAACTTCTGTGTTGTGGTCGATGACTGGGATATGGAAATCACGCATGTGGTGCGTGGCGAAGACCATATCAATAATACGCCTCGTCAGATCAACATCTACAAAGCCTTGGGCGCACCAGTCCCTGAGTTTGCCCATTGTGCAATGATTCTGGGTGATGACGGTGCCAAACTGTCTAAGCGTCATGGTGCAGTAAGTGTGATGCAATATCGTGATGACGGTTACCTGCCGGAAGCACTGCTGAACTATCTGGTTCGGTTGGGATGGTCGCACGGCGATCAGGAAATTTTCTCTCAGCAAGAAATGATTGAGTTTTTCAGTCTGGACGATATCAGCAAGTCTGCATCTGCATTCAACACAGACAAACTGCGCTGGCTGAATAATCACTACATCAAAACCAGCGCACCTGAGTATGTGGCGAAACATCTGCAATGGCATCTGGACCACCAGGGCATTGACACCAGCAACGGTCCGGCTGTGACTGAGGTGATTCAGCTCCTGGCAGAGCGTTGCGATACCTTGGTTGAGCTTGCTGCCCAGTCTCGTTATTTCTATCAGGACTTTTCCGAATTTGATGAAGCCGCGGCGAAAAAGCACTTGCGCCCTGTGGCGAAAGAAGCCCTGGCGCTGGCAAAAGCCAAAGCAGCTGCATTGGAGAGCTGGAATACAGAAGCATTGCACCAGCTGATTCAGCAAACCTGTGAGGAGCTGGATCTGGGAATGGGCAAAGTTGGTATGCCACTACGTGTCGCGGTCACGGGTCAGGGACAATCACCATCAGTGGATGCCGTGATGAATCTGGTCGGTAAAGAGCGTGTTGTTTCACGCATTCAAATGGCGCTGGACTTCATCGCACAGCGCGAAGCGAATGCGTAA
- a CDS encoding flagella assembly protein FlgT, producing the protein MKKMLRKALLGLGMFTALPLQAAWFEVTGQAILLESKTSARTNAIEDAVYRAMYYSGADFSSFSQMKPYFQEDRQDYQFNGTEVRHVQISKAFVKDGNYYVTARVDIYPSAKSCHNVQYKKGLLISDFTLSVPQQAALGGIYQIGKDFTQLLKRQIGKQSQSFVVTGTSEIPLQPGNPDAMMMLAEDYDAQYIISGQVTDLTSTLDQSLLSDDKINRQFSVDTMVINGKTGEILSQRKYREVAEWPFSRISQVDTQSARFWVSPYGAALQRLSRNIMLDMESSLACRASLPEVVNAHGNQVQINVGRVHGVKQGDELKLWHTAGFIDQYGISRNRMVETPMTLVIDRVYETSAEGSVQQSELAASIQPGDLLTKQPSRRY; encoded by the coding sequence ATGAAAAAGATGCTCAGGAAAGCCCTTCTGGGTCTGGGAATGTTCACTGCTTTACCACTGCAGGCTGCCTGGTTTGAGGTAACCGGTCAGGCTATTTTGCTGGAAAGCAAAACATCGGCCCGGACCAATGCCATTGAAGACGCTGTCTACCGTGCCATGTACTATTCAGGGGCTGACTTTTCCAGTTTTTCACAAATGAAGCCTTACTTTCAGGAAGACAGGCAGGATTATCAGTTTAACGGCACCGAAGTTCGCCACGTGCAGATCAGCAAGGCGTTTGTCAAAGACGGCAATTATTATGTCACTGCCAGGGTTGATATTTACCCCTCGGCAAAAAGTTGCCACAACGTCCAGTACAAGAAAGGGCTGCTAATCAGTGATTTCACCCTCAGTGTGCCTCAACAGGCTGCACTGGGTGGCATTTACCAGATCGGCAAAGATTTTACCCAGTTACTCAAGCGGCAAATCGGTAAACAATCGCAGAGTTTTGTTGTGACAGGCACCAGCGAGATCCCTCTTCAGCCCGGCAACCCCGACGCGATGATGATGCTGGCCGAAGATTATGATGCACAATATATTATCAGCGGCCAGGTGACGGATCTGACCTCCACGCTGGATCAAAGCCTGCTCTCTGATGACAAAATTAACCGGCAGTTTTCCGTTGACACCATGGTGATCAACGGCAAAACAGGGGAAATCCTGTCCCAGCGAAAATACCGGGAAGTAGCAGAATGGCCGTTTTCCCGCATCAGTCAGGTTGATACCCAAAGCGCCCGCTTCTGGGTCTCGCCTTATGGTGCTGCACTGCAACGACTGAGCCGAAACATCATGCTGGACATGGAATCGTCTCTGGCCTGCCGGGCCAGCTTACCTGAAGTTGTGAATGCGCATGGCAATCAAGTGCAGATTAATGTCGGCAGAGTCCATGGCGTCAAACAGGGAGATGAGTTAAAACTTTGGCATACCGCAGGCTTCATTGACCAGTATGGTATTTCCCGCAACCGAATGGTTGAAACCCCAATGACACTGGTGATTGACCGCGTTTATGAGACGTCCGCGGAAGGTAGTGTGCAACAAAGTGAACTGGCGGCCAGCATCCAACCTGGCGATTTACTGACCAAGCAACCGTCCCGCAGATACTAA
- a CDS encoding FlgO family outer membrane protein, which yields MKKWTILLLSLLTASCAYSPIYNGKESYTGSNFLLAETPRHTMDFFIEGLTKQLVDSNQYLTAKTPLAVTSFVDMQQMNETNWLGNAVSEGFMYHMQQLGYTVVDYKATGAIRVTAEGDFSLSRNWKELAAEQPVDYVLTGTMLRQGGGVLINARVIGMRSRVVIASAQGFLPEDRIGRDLDTLNKMRLENGVLIRSEATKFENNSIILKP from the coding sequence ATGAAAAAATGGACCATCTTGCTGTTGTCACTGCTGACAGCATCATGTGCATACTCACCAATTTATAACGGTAAAGAGAGCTATACGGGCAGTAATTTTTTGCTGGCGGAAACGCCTCGTCATACCATGGACTTTTTTATTGAAGGTCTGACCAAGCAGCTGGTCGACTCGAATCAGTACCTGACAGCGAAAACGCCGCTGGCCGTGACCTCATTTGTTGATATGCAGCAAATGAATGAAACAAACTGGCTGGGAAATGCCGTGTCTGAAGGTTTCATGTATCACATGCAGCAATTGGGATACACTGTGGTGGATTATAAGGCCACCGGTGCCATCCGTGTGACCGCAGAAGGGGATTTTTCTCTGAGCCGTAACTGGAAAGAACTGGCTGCCGAACAACCGGTGGACTATGTACTGACCGGGACCATGCTGCGGCAGGGGGGCGGGGTGTTGATCAATGCGCGTGTGATTGGTATGCGTTCCCGCGTTGTGATTGCCAGCGCTCAGGGGTTCCTGCCGGAAGATCGGATTGGACGCGATTTGGATACCCTCAATAAAATGCGTCTGGAAAATGGTGTCCTGATTCGTTCTGAAGCAACAAAGTTTGAAAATAATTCAATCATTTTAAAACCTTAG
- a CDS encoding LPP20 family lipoprotein, translating to MRFWWMAVLLITLSGCQPLTEFRDINLVTAVGYASISEQRGQTLEEKRIRAMRASKVDAYRELTEQVYGMRISARTGLTDQQLDSEETDGAVDGVIRGAEVIRSYPVGDSYVTEMQLDLNKMERMKQQGEVYHVPANQEVMF from the coding sequence ATGCGGTTTTGGTGGATGGCTGTTTTGCTGATTACCCTGTCTGGTTGCCAGCCGTTAACAGAATTTCGCGATATTAATCTGGTTACTGCGGTTGGCTATGCTTCCATCAGCGAACAACGCGGACAAACCCTTGAAGAAAAACGCATTCGTGCGATGCGGGCTTCGAAAGTGGATGCTTACCGTGAGTTAACTGAACAGGTCTACGGCATGCGGATTAGCGCCAGGACTGGGCTGACTGATCAGCAACTGGATTCTGAAGAAACCGATGGTGCAGTGGATGGTGTGATTCGCGGTGCAGAAGTGATCCGCAGTTATCCGGTCGGCGACAGCTATGTGACTGAGATGCAGCTCGATTTAAATAAAATGGAGCGAATGAAGCAGCAGGGCGAAGTCTATCACGTGCCTGCGAATCAGGAAGTGATGTTCTAA
- a CDS encoding trimeric intracellular cation channel family protein, translating into MLLTILYIVGITAEAMTGALAAGKRHMDWFGVMLVASATAIGGGTVRDILLGHYPLNWIANPQYLLITCLAGLATTWIAPLVVRFHKVFVILDALGLIVFSILGCRVAMNMGQPVIICLVAAVVTGVFGGLLRDLICRRTPLVLHKELYASVAFIAAGLYMAQLHFGISENIAIGVTLVTGFLLRLAAIRFSWQLPVFRIDEPADKPKEEAKS; encoded by the coding sequence ATGCTGTTAACCATTTTATACATTGTCGGAATCACTGCTGAAGCAATGACAGGCGCTCTCGCTGCCGGCAAACGCCACATGGATTGGTTTGGTGTGATGCTGGTTGCCAGCGCGACAGCCATCGGCGGCGGAACCGTTCGGGATATACTGTTAGGCCACTATCCGCTGAACTGGATTGCTAACCCGCAATATCTGCTAATCACATGTCTGGCAGGTTTAGCGACCACCTGGATTGCCCCGCTGGTGGTGCGCTTTCACAAAGTCTTCGTGATTTTAGATGCCCTGGGTCTGATCGTGTTCAGCATCTTAGGCTGCCGGGTGGCCATGAACATGGGACAGCCGGTGATCATCTGTCTGGTTGCTGCCGTGGTCACAGGCGTTTTTGGCGGTTTGTTGCGGGATCTGATTTGCCGCCGGACGCCATTGGTGCTTCACAAAGAGCTTTACGCGTCGGTCGCATTTATTGCTGCCGGGCTCTACATGGCTCAGCTTCACTTTGGCATTTCGGAGAATATCGCAATCGGGGTCACGCTGGTCACAGGATTTCTGCTGCGCCTTGCCGCTATTCGTTTCAGCTGGCAGCTGCCAGTTTTTCGTATTGATGAGCCGGCAGACAAGCCGAAAGAAGAAGCAAAGAGTTAG
- a CDS encoding flagella synthesis protein FlgN: MSPTIEQLLAQQHATLEALLRLLEQERASIVNREAGDITRHASDKKSLVDKIQLQDQQIARHSQSAQLKENPELSRQVEAIQALLDECRSQNEINGAALQRAQLSFHKLNNLFQQSLGHHQTYNKEGVAQNLRSLGTNLKA, translated from the coding sequence ATGTCGCCAACCATAGAACAATTACTTGCCCAGCAACATGCCACGCTTGAGGCTCTGTTACGCCTGTTAGAACAGGAAAGGGCGTCAATTGTGAACCGTGAGGCGGGCGACATCACCCGGCATGCCAGCGACAAAAAATCACTGGTCGATAAAATTCAGCTTCAGGATCAGCAAATCGCCCGTCATTCACAAAGCGCTCAGTTAAAAGAGAACCCTGAGCTTAGCCGTCAGGTTGAAGCGATTCAGGCGCTGCTTGACGAATGTCGAAGTCAGAACGAGATTAATGGCGCCGCTTTGCAGCGCGCGCAGCTCAGTTTCCACAAACTCAACAACCTGTTTCAGCAGAGCCTGGGCCACCACCAGACATACAACAAAGAAGGGGTTGCACAAAACCTGCGTTCTTTAGGCACCAATCTGAAAGCCTGA
- the flgM gene encoding flagellar biosynthesis anti-sigma factor FlgM, whose protein sequence is MASIDSLRSGQLLSNLRNSSSTNNTQGRTEAREESGHTPRDAVSLSSQARAVGQIHQQLASEPSFDRNKVESIKNAISNGSYQVDADRLASNMLRFEDELRGL, encoded by the coding sequence ATGGCAAGTATTGATTCCCTGCGCAGTGGTCAGCTGTTAAGCAACCTGCGCAACAGTAGCAGTACGAACAACACGCAAGGCAGGACCGAGGCCAGAGAAGAGTCTGGTCACACGCCTCGGGATGCAGTCTCACTGAGCTCACAGGCACGTGCTGTCGGGCAAATCCATCAGCAACTGGCTTCGGAACCGAGCTTTGATCGCAACAAGGTCGAGTCGATAAAAAATGCCATCAGCAATGGTTCCTACCAGGTGGATGCGGATCGACTGGCCAGTAATATGCTGCGATTTGAGGACGAATTACGCGGGCTCTGA
- the flgA gene encoding flagellar basal body P-ring formation chaperone FlgA: MTGRTQFTLCFIFIGILCGFLSMNAIAASDNMLSNVREAAADHIRSLVTKPERGELAITASELDNRLRIGDCQDALDTSVPGKQSLTGNVTVLVSCPAANWQVYVPVQVSLLLPRVVAARPLARGAVIAESDLQVRQVESRYQRGIVFEYPEQIIGSTVKRNINMGEAVLGNDICLVCRNDSVLIRAGQSGLNIVTKGTALSDGSLGEDIRVQNNKSRRIINATITAVGEVTVKY, translated from the coding sequence GTGACAGGAAGAACACAATTTACACTCTGTTTCATCTTTATCGGCATACTGTGCGGTTTCTTAAGCATGAATGCAATTGCTGCTAGCGATAATATGCTCAGTAATGTGCGCGAGGCAGCAGCGGATCACATCAGAAGTCTGGTCACCAAGCCTGAGCGCGGGGAACTGGCCATTACAGCCTCTGAACTGGATAATCGGTTGCGCATTGGTGATTGCCAGGATGCGCTCGATACTTCTGTGCCGGGTAAGCAATCTCTGACCGGCAATGTGACCGTTCTTGTCAGTTGTCCTGCCGCAAACTGGCAGGTTTATGTACCTGTCCAGGTTTCTCTTTTGCTGCCCCGAGTCGTTGCGGCAAGGCCATTGGCCCGCGGCGCCGTGATTGCAGAGTCAGACCTGCAGGTACGCCAGGTGGAAAGCCGTTACCAGAGAGGCATCGTATTCGAATACCCGGAGCAAATTATTGGCTCGACCGTCAAACGAAATATCAACATGGGCGAAGCTGTGCTGGGTAATGATATCTGCCTGGTTTGCCGCAATGATTCCGTGTTGATCCGAGCAGGTCAGAGTGGCCTGAACATCGTGACGAAAGGGACAGCACTGTCTGATGGCTCCCTAGGCGAAGACATCCGTGTACAAAACAACAAGTCACGCCGCATTATCAATGCGACCATTACCGCAGTCGGTGAAGTCACAGTGAAGTACTGA